From the genome of Brassica oleracea var. oleracea cultivar TO1000 chromosome C4, BOL, whole genome shotgun sequence:
CTTTTGGATAAAGCTAAAAGGGATTTTTATGATATTAAACGTAAAGCTTGGAGGAAGCCTCCTGCACCTATACCAGTGTATAGAACCCAGCAGGGGCCGAGGAACCGTGCGCAGCGGGCAAGCGTTAATTAGCTCTTCCTTGTCGTAACATTGTAATCTCTTTATTAATCATTCTTTGAATTTAAAGTTTTTTTTTTTTTTTTCAGGCTCAGCCCACTAATACAGGAGGATCAAAGACACTCGCTGCTCTCAATCTCTCACTCCAAGTTAAAAGATCAGATGTGTAAGTAGAAGCCACCTTTCTCTATGTCTCTTTCTTTTGTGTGCGACTTCTTTGTTTTTGTCATAACCTCCTTTGTTATACACATACAGTGAGGAATTCTTCAAAGAAGCTGGCCAAGTTGTTGACGTCAGATTTGGTAAGACAGAGTATGGCAGATTCCTTGGTTTTGGCATGGTTGAGTTTGCAACTGCCAGAGAGGCACAAAAGGTACTGATATATAGTTAGTTGTTTTTTTTTTTTTTTTTTTGCTTATCTGATTAGGTCTATTGCTGATTTTAACCCATTTGTAATTAAAAGGCACTGGAATTTCACGGTAGACGTTTGCTCGGTTGTCAAATCCGTCTTGGGATTTCTCATGAGAGTGAACAAAGACCCGCACCAGCATCAGCACCAGTGCATAAAACCCAGCAGGTGCCGAGGAACCGTGCTCAGCGGGCAAGCGTTAAGAAACGGGTAAGAGTTTCTTCCTTAGTGGTGACATTGTATAATCTCTTTATTAATCATTCTTTGAATTTAAAGTTTTTTTTTTTTTGTTTCATGCTCAGCCTACTAATACAGGCGGATCAAAGACACTCACTGCTTTCAATCTCTCATTACAAGTTGAAAAATC
Proteins encoded in this window:
- the LOC106337906 gene encoding nucleolin 1-like; the encoded protein is MILLDKAKRDFYDIKRKAWRKPPAPIPVYRTQQGPRNRAQRAQPTNTGGSKTLAALNLSLQVKRSDVEEFFKEAGQVVDVRFGKTEYGRFLGFGMVEFATAREAQKALEFHGRRLLGCQIRLGISHESEQRPAPASAPVHKTQQW